Proteins encoded within one genomic window of Candidatus Nezhaarchaeota archaeon:
- a CDS encoding ferredoxin, protein MPYRVIVDREKCVACGAAPTICPEVFVLGNDIYKARVTDKYSKFLDDKVSVGEIPDALYNCAKEAADSCPVSAIKIEKIRE, encoded by the coding sequence ATGCCCTATAGAGTTATCGTGGATAGAGAGAAGTGCGTGGCCTGTGGAGCTGCACCTACCATATGCCCTGAGGTTTTCGTACTTGGTAATGACATCTACAAAGCTAGGGTTACCGATAAGTACAGCAAGTTCCTCGATGACAAGGTATCTGTAGGTGAAATACCAGATGCTCTCTACAATTGTGCAAAGGAAGCTGCTGATAGCTGTCCAGTTTCTGCGATAAAGATAGAGAAAATTCGAGAGTGA
- the hisS gene encoding histidine--tRNA ligase — translation MDKSSLRRPRGTRDFLPWDMIKRRFVIETIRSTFELYGFDEMETPAFEFLDVLTAKCGPEVKEQIYAFKDKAGRELGLRFDLTVPLARVVASHPDLPKPFKRYCISRVWRYEEPQSGRFREFWQADVDIVGSAKMDADAEVIAVAISCLKNLGMKNFKVRLNNRKILESIIESAGVDKELSLSVFRAIDKLDKIGPEGVKQELKKLGLTYRQTSTIMDQASKQGSVDLIEKELDGMLTERGREGLNELIEIVRNLEFYDYSQYVVVDLSLARGLDYYTGPIFEISAETTINVGSVAGGGRYDNLIELLGGPPTPATGISLGIDRLVEVLSEANMLPAARTLTQVFVTYTNPSVKKETIIIAEKLRSEGIRVEVDVMGRKLERQLKYADAKGIPYVIIVGPQEVRNSVYRLRDMKSREERLLSLQEVIELLKGGINR, via the coding sequence TTGGATAAATCGAGTTTAAGGAGACCTAGGGGCACTAGAGACTTCCTACCTTGGGACATGATTAAGAGACGTTTTGTGATAGAGACAATTAGGTCAACGTTTGAGCTATATGGCTTTGATGAGATGGAGACTCCAGCCTTCGAGTTCTTAGATGTGCTTACCGCTAAGTGTGGCCCTGAGGTGAAGGAGCAGATCTACGCCTTCAAAGATAAGGCTGGGCGAGAGCTAGGCTTAAGGTTTGATTTAACTGTCCCATTAGCTAGGGTTGTTGCAAGCCATCCTGATCTTCCAAAGCCGTTTAAGAGGTACTGTATATCCAGAGTGTGGAGGTACGAAGAACCTCAAAGTGGGAGGTTTAGAGAGTTCTGGCAAGCTGATGTCGACATAGTCGGCAGTGCCAAGATGGATGCAGATGCTGAAGTTATAGCAGTCGCCATCTCGTGTCTAAAGAACCTAGGCATGAAGAACTTTAAGGTGAGGTTGAACAACAGAAAGATACTTGAATCGATAATTGAATCTGCTGGCGTTGACAAGGAACTATCACTGAGCGTATTCAGAGCCATAGATAAATTGGACAAGATAGGACCTGAGGGCGTAAAACAGGAATTGAAAAAGCTGGGTTTAACGTATCGCCAAACATCGACAATAATGGATCAAGCATCAAAGCAGGGGAGCGTGGACCTCATAGAAAAGGAGTTAGACGGCATGCTGACGGAGAGGGGCAGAGAGGGACTTAATGAGTTGATCGAAATAGTACGTAACTTAGAGTTCTACGACTACTCTCAATACGTGGTCGTGGATCTGAGCTTAGCGAGAGGCTTAGACTACTACACAGGACCCATTTTTGAGATATCAGCTGAGACGACAATAAATGTAGGTAGCGTGGCCGGAGGGGGCAGGTACGACAACCTCATAGAACTACTTGGAGGTCCTCCCACCCCAGCTACAGGTATATCGCTAGGCATAGACAGGCTGGTTGAGGTGTTAAGCGAAGCAAACATGTTGCCAGCGGCGAGGACGTTAACTCAAGTTTTCGTTACTTACACAAACCCTTCAGTCAAGAAAGAGACCATAATCATAGCTGAAAAGCTGAGGAGTGAAGGTATCAGGGTTGAAGTTGATGTTATGGGGAGGAAGCTTGAGAGACAGCTAAAGTACGCAGACGCGAAGGGGATACCATACGTAATTATAGTGGGCCCTCAAGAGGTAAGAAATAGTGTCTACAGATTAAGAGATATGAAAAGTCGAGAAGAGCGCCTATTAAGCTTGCAGGAGGTAATAGAGCTCCTTAAAGGAGGCATTAATCGGTAA
- the endA gene encoding tRNA-intron lyase gives MKSPVKGEIVNRSIVVKGDDATALRQLGYYGEVDEKGDIVLDPVEAAYLLERGLLKVEVGGRPLSYPEFSSLMISMDPKFWLKYLVYSDLKKRGYTVKPGFSKDQVEFRLYRRGAELGREGAKYLVFGVVEGEPIDLRTIIDKAREARNLRKELIIAIIDSQGEVCYYSISLSDL, from the coding sequence ATGAAGTCGCCGGTCAAAGGCGAGATAGTAAATCGATCCATAGTAGTTAAAGGTGACGATGCTACTGCGCTCAGACAGCTTGGGTACTATGGTGAAGTAGACGAGAAGGGCGATATAGTCTTAGACCCTGTAGAGGCAGCTTATCTGCTTGAGCGTGGTCTCCTCAAAGTTGAAGTTGGAGGAAGACCACTTAGCTATCCAGAGTTTTCAAGCTTAATGATAAGCATGGATCCCAAGTTTTGGCTAAAGTACTTGGTGTACTCTGATCTTAAGAAGAGAGGTTACACTGTTAAGCCTGGCTTTTCCAAGGATCAGGTTGAGTTTAGACTCTACAGGAGAGGAGCTGAGCTTGGAAGGGAAGGGGCTAAATACCTTGTATTTGGAGTTGTAGAGGGAGAGCCCATAGACCTCAGGACGATAATAGATAAAGCCCGTGAAGCAAGAAACTTGAGAAAAGAGCTTATAATAGCTATCATAGATTCACAAGGAGAGGTGTGTTATTACTCCATATCTCTCTCAGATCTATAG
- the hycI gene encoding hydrogenase maturation peptidase HycI, producing the protein MWRKISKAIVDELVRETKRPSVVILCIGNKERGDDAFGPHVAKRIKRLRRRGLVEVIDCGTVPENYIGVIRRIKPTHVILVDAVDFKGSPGDIILSFEPKINELSISTHKPSLMLLTKYIQSTIGSKVILLGVQPKSIEWGLSMSDEVIEASNIVIKALRSVIRRIRRSTAEQGQTVSL; encoded by the coding sequence GTGTGGAGGAAGATATCGAAAGCGATAGTTGATGAGTTGGTGAGAGAGACCAAGAGACCTTCAGTAGTCATTCTCTGCATAGGTAACAAGGAGAGGGGTGATGATGCTTTTGGTCCTCACGTAGCTAAGAGAATCAAGAGGTTACGAAGGAGGGGATTAGTTGAAGTCATTGATTGTGGCACGGTACCGGAGAATTATATCGGCGTGATTAGAAGGATCAAACCAACTCACGTGATATTAGTTGATGCAGTTGACTTTAAGGGTTCTCCCGGTGACATAATCTTATCATTCGAGCCTAAAATTAACGAACTAAGCATTTCAACACATAAACCCTCATTAATGCTCTTAACTAAGTACATTCAAAGCACCATAGGATCAAAAGTCATCTTACTAGGCGTGCAACCCAAGAGCATTGAATGGGGACTAAGCATGTCTGATGAAGTTATTGAGGCGAGCAACATAGTAATTAAAGCTCTTAGAAGTGTCATTAGAAGAATACGAAGGTCTACCGCCGAGCAGGGTCAGACAGTGAGTCTTTAA
- a CDS encoding nicotinate phosphoribosyltransferase, whose product MTNFLMASFDEILQGKVTDVYFMRTKEILRKEGLSNIRVVAEIHAYSMPKGFNWAILVGVGEVAKILEGKQIDVYSLPDGTLFRPIHPVMNIEGPYEAFCEYETAILGILRHLTSIATRAARCKKYAGDKPLLFFGTRSVHPIIAPMVDKAAFIGGCDGISDVCGAEKLGLKPLGTMPHALIVVFGDQVKAWKAFDKHMPEDVPRIALCDTWFDERVEALMAAEALGSRLYAVRFDTPSSRRGDMRKIVEETRWALNAKGFNHVKIIVSGGVDEEVIAQLKDVVDGFGVGTAIAFPPSIDLSMDIVEVEGEPRSKKGKWPGKKNLYRCWNCFEDYVTLYGREMDRCPKCSSKLESMLKPIVLKGKVVYEEKSPQEVRNYVLKQLRLLKDSLSDPARR is encoded by the coding sequence ATGACCAATTTCTTAATGGCATCATTCGACGAGATCCTTCAAGGCAAAGTAACTGACGTGTACTTTATGAGAACCAAGGAGATACTAAGAAAAGAGGGGTTATCGAACATTAGAGTCGTAGCTGAAATACATGCCTACTCAATGCCTAAGGGCTTTAATTGGGCTATCTTGGTTGGGGTTGGAGAAGTTGCTAAGATTCTAGAAGGTAAGCAAATAGATGTCTATTCGCTTCCTGATGGAACACTGTTTAGACCGATTCATCCAGTTATGAACATTGAGGGTCCATACGAAGCATTCTGCGAATACGAGACGGCCATCCTCGGCATTTTAAGACACTTAACCAGCATAGCGACTAGAGCAGCTAGATGCAAAAAGTATGCAGGAGATAAGCCGTTGCTTTTCTTTGGTACTAGATCTGTTCACCCGATTATAGCACCAATGGTTGACAAAGCAGCTTTCATAGGGGGCTGTGATGGAATATCGGATGTGTGTGGAGCTGAGAAATTAGGGCTTAAACCTCTTGGTACCATGCCTCATGCCCTTATAGTCGTGTTCGGAGATCAAGTAAAGGCTTGGAAGGCTTTCGACAAGCACATGCCGGAAGACGTACCTAGAATAGCTCTATGCGATACATGGTTTGATGAGAGGGTGGAGGCCTTAATGGCAGCAGAGGCTCTGGGCTCAAGGCTTTATGCTGTGAGATTCGATACCCCAAGCTCAAGAAGAGGGGATATGAGGAAAATAGTAGAGGAAACTCGCTGGGCTCTTAATGCTAAGGGCTTCAATCACGTTAAGATAATAGTCAGTGGAGGGGTGGACGAGGAAGTAATTGCGCAGCTCAAAGACGTGGTTGATGGTTTTGGAGTTGGTACTGCGATAGCTTTCCCTCCCTCAATCGATTTATCAATGGACATAGTTGAAGTTGAAGGCGAGCCTAGATCGAAGAAGGGTAAGTGGCCTGGAAAGAAGAATCTGTACAGATGCTGGAATTGCTTTGAGGATTACGTCACGTTGTACGGAAGGGAAATGGATAGATGCCCCAAGTGCAGCTCTAAGCTGGAGTCGATGCTTAAGCCAATAGTGCTGAAGGGGAAGGTAGTATATGAAGAGAAGTCTCCTCAAGAAGTAAGGAACTACGTCTTGAAACAGTTAAGGCTACTTAAAGACTCACTGTCTGACCCTGCTCGGCGGTAG